A portion of the Roseofilum capinflatum BLCC-M114 genome contains these proteins:
- a CDS encoding esterase-like activity of phytase family protein, translating to MKRFLVPRFLLSICLVGLLTACSLPQVSAQERLFLPLSLEWVGEVSLPKREFEGTTVGGLSAIAYDRGRNQLYALSDDRSFHGPARFYTFNLSLDPFQVDLEAVTPLKTPEGTLYPENTLDPEGLAITPNQSVLIASEGIADQEIPPAIAEYDLQTGQWLNQLPIPRRYIPDAPEEEQEKGVQNNLGFESLTTNPIGPVPTTGEPLRVFVATEAALTQDQDPEAKEFLNSRIRWMHYLLSEGPPLLVSEHLYELDPPESKILSQGLTEILALDEPGHFLTLERSFGLSGFQVKLFQAVTGAATDISNIQSLKGNLGELKAIRKQFLFDLDRLGITLDNLEGMTFGPHFPDGSQSLILVSDDNFNSHQQTQFLLFRLLS from the coding sequence ATGAAACGCTTCTTAGTTCCCCGGTTTCTGTTAAGTATCTGTCTGGTTGGGTTGCTTACTGCTTGTAGTCTTCCTCAAGTGAGTGCCCAAGAGCGGTTGTTTTTGCCCTTGTCTTTGGAATGGGTAGGAGAAGTTAGCCTACCGAAAAGGGAGTTTGAGGGCACAACGGTGGGAGGATTATCGGCGATCGCCTACGATCGAGGTCGCAATCAACTGTATGCCCTTTCCGATGACCGCAGTTTTCACGGCCCAGCTCGCTTTTATACGTTTAATCTCTCCCTCGACCCCTTTCAAGTCGATTTAGAAGCAGTTACCCCCTTAAAAACCCCCGAAGGTACGCTTTATCCAGAAAATACCCTCGATCCAGAAGGACTGGCCATCACTCCCAACCAAAGCGTTTTAATTGCCAGTGAAGGTATTGCCGATCAAGAGATTCCCCCTGCGATCGCCGAATACGACCTTCAAACTGGACAATGGTTAAATCAGCTCCCCATTCCTCGGCGCTATATCCCCGATGCTCCAGAAGAGGAGCAAGAAAAAGGAGTACAAAATAACTTAGGATTTGAATCTTTAACCACGAACCCCATCGGCCCCGTGCCCACAACAGGCGAACCCCTACGGGTCTTTGTCGCCACAGAAGCGGCCTTAACCCAAGACCAAGATCCAGAAGCCAAAGAATTCCTCAATAGTCGAATTCGGTGGATGCATTATCTCCTCAGTGAAGGGCCCCCTCTGCTAGTTTCTGAACACCTGTATGAACTCGATCCCCCTGAATCTAAGATCCTATCCCAAGGTTTAACAGAGATTTTGGCCCTAGATGAACCGGGACATTTTCTCACCCTAGAGCGATCTTTTGGTTTATCGGGTTTTCAGGTCAAGCTCTTCCAAGCAGTAACTGGAGCAGCCACCGATATATCCAATATTCAATCTCTCAAAGGTAACCTGGGCGAATTAAAAGCCATTCGCAAACAATTCCTTTTCGATTTAGATCGGTTAGGGATTACCCTGGATAACTTGGAAGGGATGACATTTGGCCCCCATTTTCCCGACGGGAGTCAGAGTTTAATTTTGGTTAGTGATGATAATTTTAATTCCCATCAACAAACTCAATTTCTTTTATTTCGTCTGCTGAGTTGA
- a CDS encoding M23 family metallopeptidase produces the protein MITQRIRLAVLGLAIALIPLARVLIPQQASIAQSWNWRSSSSEVCNLNSRFIFIQNTQDNDIANISRLTGIPNNQIKVCHLFQESGSQLETVEGVQALTYRMSMASIVPRLRNQGYQVFSHFAINSSGVIPSTGNFSAARLPSRRFPQPSLERPNPWENRTENPTENSPQNSNAEDHRAWVSPPPIQEPRPNTWLYPLQNARISSGYGWRTTRRWGRELHAGVDFVAPMGSPVRAVADGKVAFANESAGEGGLTITLLHADGTRTLYGHLSRILVREGMQVRQGDTIGLVGSTGQSTGPHLHFEVYPPGVYGQPVDPCSAEYLNCSNVASRGNGE, from the coding sequence ATGATCACACAACGTATCCGCTTGGCTGTATTGGGATTGGCGATCGCCCTTATTCCCCTTGCTCGCGTCCTTATTCCTCAACAGGCATCCATTGCTCAGAGCTGGAATTGGCGATCGTCTTCCAGTGAGGTTTGTAACTTAAACAGCCGATTTATTTTTATCCAAAATACCCAAGATAACGATATAGCAAACATTAGCCGCCTCACCGGAATTCCCAACAATCAGATCAAAGTGTGCCATTTATTTCAAGAGTCAGGCAGCCAACTGGAAACGGTAGAAGGCGTACAAGCACTGACTTATAGGATGAGTATGGCTTCTATTGTGCCCAGATTGAGGAACCAAGGATATCAAGTCTTTTCCCATTTTGCCATTAATTCCAGTGGCGTGATTCCAAGCACTGGAAACTTCTCTGCCGCTCGGTTACCCAGCCGACGCTTTCCCCAACCCTCCCTAGAAAGACCGAATCCATGGGAAAATCGGACAGAAAATCCCACAGAGAATTCCCCCCAAAACAGCAATGCCGAGGATCATCGCGCTTGGGTTTCTCCCCCTCCTATCCAGGAACCTCGCCCAAACACCTGGCTCTATCCCCTACAAAATGCTCGTATTTCCTCCGGTTATGGATGGCGTACTACCCGCAGATGGGGTCGAGAACTCCATGCCGGGGTTGATTTTGTGGCCCCCATGGGAAGTCCAGTCAGGGCTGTAGCCGATGGCAAAGTCGCGTTTGCTAACGAATCTGCTGGAGAAGGAGGGTTAACCATCACGTTATTACATGCTGATGGTACGCGCACCCTTTATGGCCATCTGTCTAGAATTTTAGTGCGTGAAGGAATGCAAGTTCGCCAGGGAGATACGATTGGTTTAGTCGGCAGTACCGGACAATCAACAGGCCCTCACCTACATTTTGAAGTTTATCCCCCTGGAGTTTATGGACAACCGGTTGATCCTTGCAGTGCAGAATATTTGAATTGTAGTAATGTGGCTTCTAGGGGGAATGGGGAATAG
- a CDS encoding DUF2949 domain-containing protein — MSCISLSIMFTPTTTLQPMIQFLQRDLELPATSIRLALRHHDSNPSLLPMTLWQYGLITLEQLDKIYDWLFSQV; from the coding sequence ATGAGTTGTATTTCCTTAAGCATCATGTTTACTCCCACCACCACCCTCCAACCGATGATTCAATTCTTGCAACGGGATCTAGAACTGCCAGCTACCTCCATTCGCCTAGCGTTGCGCCACCATGATAGTAATCCGAGTCTGTTGCCGATGACCCTATGGCAGTATGGATTGATTACGTTAGAGCAACTCGACAAAATCTATGATTGGCTGTTTTCGCAAGTCTAA
- a CDS encoding heavy metal-responsive transcriptional regulator produces the protein MLSSQSERLLIGQVKAQSGVPIKTIRYYEQLGLIESVDRTQGGFRLFSPQVLSRLAFIRRSQQLGFSLQEIKQILHIHDRGQLPCEQVRHNINLKIADIDHRIAELKQLKQELLDLIQDPPDVDNLEDLVICPIIQQSHPKSD, from the coding sequence ATGTTGTCATCCCAATCTGAACGCTTATTGATCGGACAAGTGAAAGCCCAAAGCGGCGTTCCCATTAAGACGATTCGCTATTATGAACAGTTGGGATTAATTGAGTCGGTCGATCGCACCCAAGGGGGATTTCGCCTATTTTCGCCCCAGGTATTATCTCGGTTAGCTTTTATCCGGCGATCGCAACAACTCGGTTTCAGCCTGCAAGAAATTAAGCAAATTTTACACATTCACGATCGCGGTCAACTCCCCTGCGAACAAGTACGCCACAATATCAATCTCAAAATTGCCGATATTGACCATCGAATTGCCGAATTAAAGCAATTAAAACAAGAATTACTTGATTTAATTCAAGATCCTCCTGATGTAGATAACTTAGAAGACCTTGTTATTTGCCCCATTATCCAACAATCTCATCCCAAATCTGATTAA